The Bombus vancouverensis nearcticus chromosome 12, iyBomVanc1_principal, whole genome shotgun sequence genome contains a region encoding:
- the LOC117155495 gene encoding uncharacterized protein LOC117155495 isoform X2, protein MCLQYKPTVVACFCIHLACKWSNWEIPQSTEGKHWFWYVDRSVTSELLQELTAEFLHIFDKCPSRLKRKIMSISANQSPSINHPSLPNSPFDAEPRKVQSPATTADGGPTFHTNRPHQAEKQEEKKQNAPAPARPPVDYREYREKKERERLEREKASVPASVAPSHVSDINKHHSHHHKPVSSTNVLNKHPLPLGQKTLHHNHHHRPDIKVGQPVPQRHSSSTQAREPNRDPNRQRLQREYSSNTGISSSSCSSGSALHSHSHVVSKEQTLDNSITDSVTHRSDVGSLQEPTPHGNIQEKLSNNNHSLHRLSGVESKHQGHDKRMYDPRHKPVEHRKDSEQKPYKYPDPSRIDRQRKSDTLEQRCEEVRKLIEKSIPPPKPTLDVPYSSNTQKPSSHHIKYNQSEKLQGSSGAVPTDVKLSTSQSSFSQEKSPSNSVSLLSQKSLSSKTISSQHTAHGVSQILKDTIKNSNSQSSSLSSLNNLDDPKTEKRPRHDDTDKSSSDIQQNVLQTPPGKPKSLFSPEKVPTPRESHSQRLKTKQKTPPSAAKVPKQERVPDTSIGFNLVSPFASPPGLQQQETQSVKRSANDVSATSHKRHRTCSTSESGQQVKVKMDDTTSSFEAVKMLGRVPELIQPIRDNPSANGRATQIANDMKPPELIKPFDSEPTISRFSTIPTQPQISSNQQGLTNGLDTNLVKQEPQEFQIKKETYKTDIPIKAEHQIKGEYLSPMKSAQSISALLQEPLAPMPSLLQNMQQFSQIPPQQQVHQEQFQQQQLQQQQQQLQHEQPPQPQHQPSISHSMLLAQQEPVQSQCLPLSSVTEPMIASTVDISALSGPVQTNTESILSVPTSTTITVAPPVEEKRSEHHKSEKKKKKEKHKHKDKEKSKEKHKHKHKDKDKEKHRDKDKEKGEETVPAVPIKITIPKDKLNLSTESTGSTGANTVPTDKNKSPQNTSIKIIIPKERLKSTDNVSSSPGQSVVQAPLKIKIRTDGISRSSGAPSTTGSSSSIVPEFTNESRKRDRSEMKESPTTSVPPTKKQSQVSSVGYGQHRLGERQNGRHYSSGNNNKVRGGGRGGRQYIGRGPPPAGSAGHYSAPGQRDGYYQQDTYNSNNARNPHHPHPSSARGDPGYSRAGHVNQTQPDSYFFANYPPPSMFNPAGYIYDPVMYYSQYQQQYPMYPAGNVIITPDGAIDTSVPPPSLPPNMRQNQSMIPVPSTRQEPKTPPPLPSGPPPSSSPPPPPPPE, encoded by the exons ATGTGTCTGCAGTACAAGCCAACGGTAGTTGCCTGCTTTTGCATTCATCTTGCATGTAAATGGTCTAATTGGGAG ATACCACAAAGTACGGAAGGGAAGCACTGGTTCTGGTACGTCGACAGAAGTGTGACATCCGAACTATTACAAGAGCTTACAGCAGAATTCCTCCATATATTTGATAAGTGCCCATCaagattgaaaagaaaaataatgagCATATCCGCTAATCAAAGTCCAAGCATTAATCATCCCAGTTTACCGAACTCACCCTTT GATGCGGAACCACGCAAGGTACAATCTCCTGCGACGACGGCCGATGGTGGACCTACATTCCACACAAATCGACCTCATCAAGcggagaaacaagaagaaaagaaacagaaTGCTCCCGCACCTGCGAGACCTCCTGTAGATTATCGGGAATAtcgagaaaagaaagaacgcgAGCGTTTGGAAAGAGAAAAGGCATCAGTTCCAGCATCAGTTGCGCCAAGTCATGTATCGGATATTAATAAGCACCATTCTCATCACCACAAACCTGTATCTAGTACAAATGTGCTGAACAAACATCCGTTGCCTCTTGGACAGAAGACACTCCATCATAATCATCATCATAGACCAGATATAAAAGTTGGACAACCGGTGCCCCAGAGGCACTCGAGTAGTACTCAAGCTAGGGAACCAAATCGTGATCCCAATAGACAGAGGTTACAAAGAGAATACAGTTCGAACACTGGTATAAGTAGCAGTAGTTGTAGTAGTGGTAGTGCTCTCCATTCTCACAGTCATGTCGTATCGAAGGAACAAACTTTGGATAATTCTATAACCGATTCCGTTACTCACAGATCGGATGTTGGATCATTACAAGAGCCAACGCCTCATGGGAATATACAGGAGAAACttagtaataataatcataGTCTGCACAGATTAAGTGGAGTAGAAAGTAAACATCAGGGTCATGATAAAAGAATGTATGATCCAAGGCATAAACCAGTAGAACATAGGAAAGATAGTGAACAAAAGCCATATAAATATCCAGATCCAAGTAGAATCGATCGACAAAGAAAGTCTGATACGTTGGAGCAAAGGTGTGAAGAGGTTAGAAAGCTCATTGAGAAGTCAATACCTCCACCTAAACCGACGCTTGATGTACCATATAGTTCAAATACACAAAAGCCGTCGTCAcaccatataaaatacaatcAGTCAGAAAAGTTACAAGGTAGTTCTGGTGCAGTGCCGACCGATGTGAAACTTAGTACTAGCCAGAGTTCATTTTCACAAGAAAAGTCTCCGAGTAACTCCGTTTCATTGCTTAGTCAAAAATCATTATCTTCGAAGACAATATCCAGTCAACATACAGCTCATGGTGTATCACAAATATTAAAGGACACGATTAAAAATAGTAATTCTCAGTCGTCGAGTTTATCCTCGTTGAATAATCTTGACGACCCAAAAACTGAAAAACGACCGCGGCATGATGACACAGACAAAAGTTCGTCCGATATCCAACAGAATGTGTTACAAACCCCCCCTGGTAAGCCGAAATCGCTATTCAGTCCAGAGAAAGTACCAACGCCTCGGGAATCTCATTCACAGAGGCTTAAGACTAAACAAAAGACGCCGCCTTCGGCTGCAAAAGTTCCTAAACAAGAACGCGTACCAGACACATCGATAGGCTTTAATTTAGTATCACCTTTCGCAAGCCCACCAGGTTTGCAACAGCAAGAAACGCAATCGGTTAAACGATCGGCTAACGATGTTTCTGCAACGTCCCATAAAAGGCATCGCACGTGTAGTACTAGCGAAAGTGGACAGCAAGTGAAAGTAAAAATGGATGATACGACGTCCAGTTTCGAGGCAGTTAAGATGCTCGGTAGAGTACCGGAACTGATACAACCTATTAGAGATAATCCATCGGCGAATGGTAGAGCCACTCAAATTGCGAATGATATGAAACCACCGGAGCTCATTAAACCTTTTGATTCAGAGCCAACGATATCACGTTTTAGCACAATACCTACACAGCCACAGATATCATCAAATCAACAGGGTTTGACGAATGGACTGGATACTAATTTAGTGAAGCAAGAGCCTCAAGAATTccaaattaaaaaggaaacctATAAAACAGATATACCAATAAAGGCTGAACATCAGATTAAAGGAGAATATTTATCTCCAATGAAATCTGCTCAAAGTATAAGTGCTCTGCTTCAGGAACCTTTAGCACCCATGCCATCGTTATTACAAAATATGCAACAATTTAGTCAAATACCACCACAACAGCAAGTTCATCAGGAACAATTTCAACAACAGCAGttgcaacagcagcaacagcaacttCAACATGAACAACCACCACAACCTCAACATCAACCATCGATATCTCATTCGATGTTACTCGCACAGCAGGAACCCGTTCAAAGTCAGTGTCTGCCTCTATCATCGGTTACCGAACCAATGATAGCTTCGACCGTAGATATAAGTGCTCTGTCTGGCCCCGTACAAACAAATACAGAATCCATTCTCTCTGTACCAACATCGACGACCATAACCGTCGCACCCCCTGTAGAAGAGAAGAGATCGGAGCATCACAAgagtgaaaagaagaaaaagaaggagaagcatAAACACAAAGATAAGGAGAAGAGTAAAGAAAAGCACAAACACAAGCATAAAGACAAGGATAAAGAAAAGCATCGAGACAAGgacaaagaaaaaggagaagaaactgTGCCTGCAGTACCTATCAAAATCACAATTCCTAAAGACAAATTGAATCTGAGCACAGAATCGACAGGAAGCACCGGTGCGAATACAGTGCCAACTGACAAAAACAAGTCGCCTCAGAATACTAGTATCAAAATTATTATTCCTAAGGAACGACTGAAGAGTACGGACAATGTATCTAGTTCACCGGGTCAGTCCGTAGTTCAGGCTCCGCTGAAGATTAAAATCCGAACGGATGGAATCTCGAGGAGTTCCGGCGCGCCCTCAACGACGGGCAGTTCGAGCAGCATCGTTCCAGAGTTCACGAACGAAAGTCGGAAGCGCGATCGTTCTGAAATGAAGGAGAGTCCAACGACTAGTGTTCCGCCAACGAAGAAGCAATCGCAGGTGTCCTCGGTGGGTTACGGGCAACACCGACTAGGCGAACGGCAGAACGGCAGACACTATAGTTCAGGCAACAATAACAAGGTACGTGGAGGCGGTAGAGGCGGCCGCCAGTATATCGGGCGTGGTCCACCACCAGCAGGATCGGCGGGCCATTACAGTGCTCCCGGCCAGCGCGACGGCTACTATCAGCAAGACACCTACAATAGTAACAATGCCCGTAATCCACACCATCCTCATCCATCCTCAGCTCGTGGTGATCCAGGTTACTCGAGGGCTGGCCACGTAAATCAGACCCAACCAGATTCTTATTTTTTTGCTAATTACCCGCCACCCTCGATGTTCAACCCTGCCGGGTACATTTACGATCCTGTCATGTACTATTCACAATATCAGCAACAGTACCCGATGTATCCGGCGGGTAATGTCATTATAACACCAGACGGTGCTATCGATACGTCTGTACCGCCACCATCCTTACCACCGAATATGCGACAAAATCAAAGCATGATCCCAGTTCCGTCTACTCGGCAGGAACCCAAGACACCACCACCGTTACCGAGCGGACCACCTCCCAGTTCCtcaccaccaccacctccaCCACCGGAATAA
- the LOC117155495 gene encoding uncharacterized protein LOC117155495 isoform X1, giving the protein MAADEKWYFTKEQLINTPSRRCGIDADKELSYRQQAANFIQDMGQRLVVSQLCINTAIVYMHRFYVFHSLSHFHRNAIAAAALFLAAKVEEQPRKLEHVIKMAHMCLHRDQPPPDVRSEQYLEQAQDLVFNENVLLQTLGFDVAIDHPHTHVVRCCQLVKASKDLAQTSYFMASNSLHLTTMCLQYKPTVVACFCIHLACKWSNWEIPQSTEGKHWFWYVDRSVTSELLQELTAEFLHIFDKCPSRLKRKIMSISANQSPSINHPSLPNSPFDAEPRKVQSPATTADGGPTFHTNRPHQAEKQEEKKQNAPAPARPPVDYREYREKKERERLEREKASVPASVAPSHVSDINKHHSHHHKPVSSTNVLNKHPLPLGQKTLHHNHHHRPDIKVGQPVPQRHSSSTQAREPNRDPNRQRLQREYSSNTGISSSSCSSGSALHSHSHVVSKEQTLDNSITDSVTHRSDVGSLQEPTPHGNIQEKLSNNNHSLHRLSGVESKHQGHDKRMYDPRHKPVEHRKDSEQKPYKYPDPSRIDRQRKSDTLEQRCEEVRKLIEKSIPPPKPTLDVPYSSNTQKPSSHHIKYNQSEKLQGSSGAVPTDVKLSTSQSSFSQEKSPSNSVSLLSQKSLSSKTISSQHTAHGVSQILKDTIKNSNSQSSSLSSLNNLDDPKTEKRPRHDDTDKSSSDIQQNVLQTPPGKPKSLFSPEKVPTPRESHSQRLKTKQKTPPSAAKVPKQERVPDTSIGFNLVSPFASPPGLQQQETQSVKRSANDVSATSHKRHRTCSTSESGQQVKVKMDDTTSSFEAVKMLGRVPELIQPIRDNPSANGRATQIANDMKPPELIKPFDSEPTISRFSTIPTQPQISSNQQGLTNGLDTNLVKQEPQEFQIKKETYKTDIPIKAEHQIKGEYLSPMKSAQSISALLQEPLAPMPSLLQNMQQFSQIPPQQQVHQEQFQQQQLQQQQQQLQHEQPPQPQHQPSISHSMLLAQQEPVQSQCLPLSSVTEPMIASTVDISALSGPVQTNTESILSVPTSTTITVAPPVEEKRSEHHKSEKKKKKEKHKHKDKEKSKEKHKHKHKDKDKEKHRDKDKEKGEETVPAVPIKITIPKDKLNLSTESTGSTGANTVPTDKNKSPQNTSIKIIIPKERLKSTDNVSSSPGQSVVQAPLKIKIRTDGISRSSGAPSTTGSSSSIVPEFTNESRKRDRSEMKESPTTSVPPTKKQSQVSSVGYGQHRLGERQNGRHYSSGNNNKVRGGGRGGRQYIGRGPPPAGSAGHYSAPGQRDGYYQQDTYNSNNARNPHHPHPSSARGDPGYSRAGHVNQTQPDSYFFANYPPPSMFNPAGYIYDPVMYYSQYQQQYPMYPAGNVIITPDGAIDTSVPPPSLPPNMRQNQSMIPVPSTRQEPKTPPPLPSGPPPSSSPPPPPPPE; this is encoded by the exons ATGGCGGCTGACGAAAAATGGTACTTCACGAAAGAACAGCTAATAAATACGCCGAGCAGAAGATGCGGCATCGACGCAGATAAGGAACTGAGCTACAGGCAGCAGGCAGCAAATTTTATTCAGGATATGGGACAGCGGCTTGTGGT GTCACAATTATGTATCAACACAGCAATAGTGTATATGCACAGATTTTATGTATTTCACTCGCTGTCACATTTCCACAGGAATGCAATTGCAGCAGCAGCACTATTTTTAGCAGCAAAAGTAGAAGAACAACCGCGCAAGTTAGAACATGTTATCAAAATGGCACACATGTGTCTCCACAGAGATCAGCCCCCACCTGATGTCAGATCTGAG CAATACCTTGAGCAAGCTCAAGATCTGGTGTTCAACGAAAATGTTCTACTACAAACATTGGGGTTTGATGTCGCCATTGATCATCCCCACACACATGTTGTTAGATGTTGTCAACTGGTTAAAG CGAGCAAGGACTTAGCCCAGACTTCGTACTTCATGGCATCTAACAG TTTGCATTTAACAACCATGTGTCTGCAGTACAAGCCAACGGTAGTTGCCTGCTTTTGCATTCATCTTGCATGTAAATGGTCTAATTGGGAG ATACCACAAAGTACGGAAGGGAAGCACTGGTTCTGGTACGTCGACAGAAGTGTGACATCCGAACTATTACAAGAGCTTACAGCAGAATTCCTCCATATATTTGATAAGTGCCCATCaagattgaaaagaaaaataatgagCATATCCGCTAATCAAAGTCCAAGCATTAATCATCCCAGTTTACCGAACTCACCCTTT GATGCGGAACCACGCAAGGTACAATCTCCTGCGACGACGGCCGATGGTGGACCTACATTCCACACAAATCGACCTCATCAAGcggagaaacaagaagaaaagaaacagaaTGCTCCCGCACCTGCGAGACCTCCTGTAGATTATCGGGAATAtcgagaaaagaaagaacgcgAGCGTTTGGAAAGAGAAAAGGCATCAGTTCCAGCATCAGTTGCGCCAAGTCATGTATCGGATATTAATAAGCACCATTCTCATCACCACAAACCTGTATCTAGTACAAATGTGCTGAACAAACATCCGTTGCCTCTTGGACAGAAGACACTCCATCATAATCATCATCATAGACCAGATATAAAAGTTGGACAACCGGTGCCCCAGAGGCACTCGAGTAGTACTCAAGCTAGGGAACCAAATCGTGATCCCAATAGACAGAGGTTACAAAGAGAATACAGTTCGAACACTGGTATAAGTAGCAGTAGTTGTAGTAGTGGTAGTGCTCTCCATTCTCACAGTCATGTCGTATCGAAGGAACAAACTTTGGATAATTCTATAACCGATTCCGTTACTCACAGATCGGATGTTGGATCATTACAAGAGCCAACGCCTCATGGGAATATACAGGAGAAACttagtaataataatcataGTCTGCACAGATTAAGTGGAGTAGAAAGTAAACATCAGGGTCATGATAAAAGAATGTATGATCCAAGGCATAAACCAGTAGAACATAGGAAAGATAGTGAACAAAAGCCATATAAATATCCAGATCCAAGTAGAATCGATCGACAAAGAAAGTCTGATACGTTGGAGCAAAGGTGTGAAGAGGTTAGAAAGCTCATTGAGAAGTCAATACCTCCACCTAAACCGACGCTTGATGTACCATATAGTTCAAATACACAAAAGCCGTCGTCAcaccatataaaatacaatcAGTCAGAAAAGTTACAAGGTAGTTCTGGTGCAGTGCCGACCGATGTGAAACTTAGTACTAGCCAGAGTTCATTTTCACAAGAAAAGTCTCCGAGTAACTCCGTTTCATTGCTTAGTCAAAAATCATTATCTTCGAAGACAATATCCAGTCAACATACAGCTCATGGTGTATCACAAATATTAAAGGACACGATTAAAAATAGTAATTCTCAGTCGTCGAGTTTATCCTCGTTGAATAATCTTGACGACCCAAAAACTGAAAAACGACCGCGGCATGATGACACAGACAAAAGTTCGTCCGATATCCAACAGAATGTGTTACAAACCCCCCCTGGTAAGCCGAAATCGCTATTCAGTCCAGAGAAAGTACCAACGCCTCGGGAATCTCATTCACAGAGGCTTAAGACTAAACAAAAGACGCCGCCTTCGGCTGCAAAAGTTCCTAAACAAGAACGCGTACCAGACACATCGATAGGCTTTAATTTAGTATCACCTTTCGCAAGCCCACCAGGTTTGCAACAGCAAGAAACGCAATCGGTTAAACGATCGGCTAACGATGTTTCTGCAACGTCCCATAAAAGGCATCGCACGTGTAGTACTAGCGAAAGTGGACAGCAAGTGAAAGTAAAAATGGATGATACGACGTCCAGTTTCGAGGCAGTTAAGATGCTCGGTAGAGTACCGGAACTGATACAACCTATTAGAGATAATCCATCGGCGAATGGTAGAGCCACTCAAATTGCGAATGATATGAAACCACCGGAGCTCATTAAACCTTTTGATTCAGAGCCAACGATATCACGTTTTAGCACAATACCTACACAGCCACAGATATCATCAAATCAACAGGGTTTGACGAATGGACTGGATACTAATTTAGTGAAGCAAGAGCCTCAAGAATTccaaattaaaaaggaaacctATAAAACAGATATACCAATAAAGGCTGAACATCAGATTAAAGGAGAATATTTATCTCCAATGAAATCTGCTCAAAGTATAAGTGCTCTGCTTCAGGAACCTTTAGCACCCATGCCATCGTTATTACAAAATATGCAACAATTTAGTCAAATACCACCACAACAGCAAGTTCATCAGGAACAATTTCAACAACAGCAGttgcaacagcagcaacagcaacttCAACATGAACAACCACCACAACCTCAACATCAACCATCGATATCTCATTCGATGTTACTCGCACAGCAGGAACCCGTTCAAAGTCAGTGTCTGCCTCTATCATCGGTTACCGAACCAATGATAGCTTCGACCGTAGATATAAGTGCTCTGTCTGGCCCCGTACAAACAAATACAGAATCCATTCTCTCTGTACCAACATCGACGACCATAACCGTCGCACCCCCTGTAGAAGAGAAGAGATCGGAGCATCACAAgagtgaaaagaagaaaaagaaggagaagcatAAACACAAAGATAAGGAGAAGAGTAAAGAAAAGCACAAACACAAGCATAAAGACAAGGATAAAGAAAAGCATCGAGACAAGgacaaagaaaaaggagaagaaactgTGCCTGCAGTACCTATCAAAATCACAATTCCTAAAGACAAATTGAATCTGAGCACAGAATCGACAGGAAGCACCGGTGCGAATACAGTGCCAACTGACAAAAACAAGTCGCCTCAGAATACTAGTATCAAAATTATTATTCCTAAGGAACGACTGAAGAGTACGGACAATGTATCTAGTTCACCGGGTCAGTCCGTAGTTCAGGCTCCGCTGAAGATTAAAATCCGAACGGATGGAATCTCGAGGAGTTCCGGCGCGCCCTCAACGACGGGCAGTTCGAGCAGCATCGTTCCAGAGTTCACGAACGAAAGTCGGAAGCGCGATCGTTCTGAAATGAAGGAGAGTCCAACGACTAGTGTTCCGCCAACGAAGAAGCAATCGCAGGTGTCCTCGGTGGGTTACGGGCAACACCGACTAGGCGAACGGCAGAACGGCAGACACTATAGTTCAGGCAACAATAACAAGGTACGTGGAGGCGGTAGAGGCGGCCGCCAGTATATCGGGCGTGGTCCACCACCAGCAGGATCGGCGGGCCATTACAGTGCTCCCGGCCAGCGCGACGGCTACTATCAGCAAGACACCTACAATAGTAACAATGCCCGTAATCCACACCATCCTCATCCATCCTCAGCTCGTGGTGATCCAGGTTACTCGAGGGCTGGCCACGTAAATCAGACCCAACCAGATTCTTATTTTTTTGCTAATTACCCGCCACCCTCGATGTTCAACCCTGCCGGGTACATTTACGATCCTGTCATGTACTATTCACAATATCAGCAACAGTACCCGATGTATCCGGCGGGTAATGTCATTATAACACCAGACGGTGCTATCGATACGTCTGTACCGCCACCATCCTTACCACCGAATATGCGACAAAATCAAAGCATGATCCCAGTTCCGTCTACTCGGCAGGAACCCAAGACACCACCACCGTTACCGAGCGGACCACCTCCCAGTTCCtcaccaccaccacctccaCCACCGGAATAA